A genomic stretch from Microcebus murinus isolate Inina chromosome 19, M.murinus_Inina_mat1.0, whole genome shotgun sequence includes:
- the IL21R gene encoding interleukin-21 receptor, which yields MPCGWTALLLLLALQGGWGCPPLVCYTDYLQTVTCTLEMWTLHPSTLTLAWQDQYGELEDEVTSCSLHRSTHNTTHAKYTCHMDVFRLMADDIFSVNMTDQAGNHSQACGSFILAESIKPAPPFNVTVTLSEQYNVSWRSDYEDPAFYALRGKLQYELQYRNRADPWALSPRRKLISVDSRSVSLLPLEFRKDSSYELQVRAGPRPGSSFRGTWSEWSDPVIFQTQPEESKEAWDPHLLLLLLLLVGACSLVVWSLKSRPSWRLWEKVWPVPSPEQFFQALYDGHRGDFKKWVGAPFTASSLELGPRSPGPPSPLEVCNCRERPAPTELPELADLLESDGLPEPSCWGPAPSAARSPRGSACSEERDRPYGLVSVSIDTVMVADAEGPGSWPCSCGDDGYPALDLDAGLEPGPGLEGPLSVTRTAVLSCGCVSAGGPGLAGTMGSLLDRLRLPLADEEGWAVGPPWGDRPPGEASESEAGSPPVGLDMDTFDSGFAGSDCGSPVECDFAGPKDEGPPRSYLRQWVVMAPPLSGPEPQAS from the exons ATGCCCTGTGGCTGGACGGCCCTTCTGCTCCTGCTGGCGCTGCAGGGCG GCTGGGGCTGCCCACCCCTCGTCTGCTACACCGATTACCTCCAGACGGTCACCTGCACGCTGGAGATGTGGACCCTGCACCCCAGCACCCTCACGCTTGCCTG GCAAGACCAGTATGGAGAACTGGAGGACGAGGTCACCTCTTGCAGCCTCCACAGGTCCACCCACAACACCACGCATGCTAAGTACACATGCCACATGGATGTGTTCCGCCTCATGGCCGACGACATTTTCAGCGTCAACATGACAGACCAGGCTGGCAACCACTCCCAGGCGTGCGGCAGCTTCATCCTGGCGGAGAGCA TCAAGCCAGCTCCCCCTTTCAACGTGACCGTGACCTTGTCGGAACAGTACAACGTCTCCTGGCGCTCCGACTACGAAGACCCCGCGTTCTACGCGCTGCGGGGCAAGCTGCAGTACGAGCTGCAGTACAGGAACCGGGCAGACCCCTGGGCCCTG AGTCCCAGGAGAAAGCTGATCTCGGTGGACTCGAGAAGTGTCTCCCTCCTCCCGCTGGAGTTCCGCAAAGACTCGAGCTACGAGCTGCAGGTGCGGGCGGGGCCCCGGCCCGGGTCCTCCTTCCGGGGCACCTGGAGCGAGTGGAGCGACCCAGTCATCTTTCAGACCCAGCCAGAGG AGTCAAAGGAGGCCTGGGACCCTCACCTgctgctcctcctgctcctgctcgTCGGGGCCTGCAGCCTTGTCGTCTGGAGCCTGAAGTCCCGCCCGTCCTGGAG GCTGTGGGAGAAGGTGTGGCCGGTGCCCAGCCCCGAGCAGTTCTTCCAGGCCCTGTACGACGGCCACAGAGGGGACTTCAAG AAATGGGTGGGCGCACCTTTCACCGCCTCCAGCCTGGAGCTGGGGCCCCGGAGCCCAGGGCCCCCCTCGCCCCTGGAGGTGTGTAACTGCCGCGAGCGGCCGGCGCCCACCGAGCTGCCAGAGTTGGCAGACCTGCTGGAGTCCGACGGCCTGCCCGAGCCCAGCTGCTGGGGCCCCGCGCCCTCCGCGGCCCGCAGCCCCCGCGGCTCCGCCTGCAGCGAGGAGCGGGACCGGCCGTATGGCCTGGTGTCTGTGTCCATTGACACAGTGATGGTGGCGGACGCAGAGGGGCCCGGCTCCTGGCCCTGCAGCTGTGGGGACGACGGCTACCCAGCCCTGGACCTGGATGCCGGCCTGGAGCCCGGGCCGGGCCTGGAGGGCCCACTGTCCGTCACAAGGACCGCTGTCCTCTCCTGCGGCTGCGTCTCGGCTGGTGGCCCTGGGCTGGCAGGGACCATGGGCAGCCTCCTGGACAGGCTCCGGCTGCCCCTCGCAGACGAGGAGGGCTGGGCCGTGGGGCCGCCCTGGGGTGACAGGCCTCCCGGAGAGGCCTCGGAGAGTGAGGCAGGCTCGCCCCCCGTCGGCCTGGACATGGACACCTTTGACAGCGGCTTCGCGGGCTCTGACTGTGGCAGCCCTGTGGAGTGTGACTTTGCCGGCCCCAAGGATGAAGGGCCCCCCAGGAGCTACCTCCGCCAGTGGGTGGTCATGGCCCCCCCACTCTCAGGACCTGAGCCGCAGGCCAGCTAA